A section of the Bryobacteraceae bacterium genome encodes:
- a CDS encoding galactose-1-phosphate uridylyltransferase, with the protein MIDLRTHPHRRYNPLSRQWILVSPHRTQRPWQGQVEKLPPETRPAYDPGCYLCPGNTRAGGRRNPDYEKTFVFTNDFSALLEDTPEGGASPHPMLRAEGVRGVCRVICFSPRHDLTMAEMEPADLEAVVETWVDEYRTLMEKPFLRYVQIFENRGEIMGCSNPHPHCQVWASSIVPDEAGREDESQTEYWRAHGRTLLGDYLELELRLGERVVCANEHFVALVPWWAVWPFETMVASRRAVTGIDELTREERAALADILKRITTRYDNLFEVSFPYSFGFHQRPAGERNAAWHLHAHFYPPLLRSATVRKFLVGYEMLAMPQRDITPETAAARLREQSETHYRQRREGRD; encoded by the coding sequence ATGATCGATCTGCGCACGCACCCGCACCGCCGCTACAATCCGCTCTCGCGCCAGTGGATCCTGGTGTCGCCGCACCGCACGCAGCGGCCGTGGCAGGGGCAGGTGGAAAAGCTGCCGCCGGAGACGCGCCCGGCCTATGATCCCGGCTGCTACCTCTGCCCCGGCAACACGCGCGCGGGCGGGCGCCGGAACCCGGATTACGAAAAAACATTTGTCTTTACGAACGATTTTTCGGCGCTGCTCGAGGACACGCCCGAAGGCGGCGCCTCGCCGCACCCGATGCTGCGGGCCGAAGGCGTCCGCGGCGTCTGCCGCGTCATCTGCTTCTCGCCGCGGCACGACCTGACGATGGCGGAGATGGAGCCGGCGGACCTTGAGGCGGTGGTCGAAACCTGGGTGGACGAGTATCGCACGCTCATGGAGAAACCCTTCCTGCGATACGTGCAGATCTTCGAGAACCGCGGCGAGATAATGGGCTGTTCGAACCCGCACCCGCACTGCCAGGTCTGGGCGAGCAGCATTGTGCCGGACGAGGCAGGGCGCGAGGACGAATCCCAGACCGAATACTGGCGCGCGCACGGCCGGACGCTTCTCGGCGATTATCTCGAGCTCGAACTGCGGCTCGGCGAGCGCGTCGTGTGCGCCAACGAGCACTTCGTGGCGCTGGTGCCCTGGTGGGCCGTTTGGCCGTTCGAGACGATGGTGGCGAGCCGGCGCGCGGTGACGGGCATCGACGAACTCACCAGGGAAGAGCGCGCGGCGCTGGCTGACATCCTCAAGCGCATCACCACGCGCTACGACAACCTGTTCGAAGTGTCGTTCCCCTATTCGTTCGGCTTTCATCAGCGGCCGGCCGGAGAACGCAACGCAGCCTGGCATCTGCACGCGCACTTCTATCCGCCGCTACTCCGGTCGGCGACGGTGCGGAAATTCCTGGTCGGATATGAGATGCTGGCGATGCCGCAGCGCGACATCACGCCGGAGACGGCGGCGGCGCGGCTGCGCGAACAGAGCGAAACGCACTACCGGCAGCGGCGCGAGGGCAGGGATTAG